The Streptomyces sp. NBC_01197 genome window below encodes:
- a CDS encoding HU family DNA-binding protein: MNKNLLIDEVASKIGNRAAAAEAVEAVFDSIVRAVTEGKRVRVTGFGSIAPVERPARAARNPQTGERVLVKATRAVQFRPGASFKALVDGTKSLPEEGSAIKKAPKTPRSKAVR, translated from the coding sequence ATGAACAAGAACCTCCTCATCGACGAAGTCGCATCGAAAATCGGCAACCGGGCCGCCGCGGCGGAGGCGGTCGAAGCCGTCTTCGACTCCATCGTCCGCGCAGTCACCGAAGGAAAGAGGGTGCGCGTCACCGGCTTCGGCTCCATCGCACCGGTGGAGCGGCCGGCCCGCGCAGCGCGGAACCCCCAGACCGGCGAACGCGTGCTCGTGAAGGCCACCCGCGCGGTCCAGTTCCGCCCCGGAGCCTCCTTCAAGGCGCTGGTCGACGGCACCAAGAGCCTCCCGGAAGAGGGCAGCGCCATCAAGAAGGCTCCCAAGACGCCGCGCAGCAAGGCGGTGCGCTGA
- a CDS encoding PP2C family protein-serine/threonine phosphatase: protein MIATTPALLVHPDGRVDEIILNSRRPDQLSCISFHVDQARTYPLGRRAVVHAGRNRETVNSAAQQAWMSITDGSRPPILRGPVMITGPADRGGDFAPLPAPSAEAVLRTSRLLLDTFAAAPGVSAAQHQGGRAHQCDAYAIKRDKASGRWAFAVLDGVGDTDDARRFARRFAPYVARAAALYCDPARALAAARIQARDENRWDFDPATDPSAVAVVAVADQRSPLIRFAWCGDTRAYRLAPTGMAVPLTRDHNYAEELRARGRTPGPYDRNFITSCLMRGPIASGAVKRKYARRLLLCTDGVHVPLEERARGVEDILDFATDAKDAATMCVGDAMKAVGSDVPDNATALVVDFPQS from the coding sequence GTGATCGCCACAACCCCTGCTCTGCTCGTCCACCCCGACGGCCGGGTTGACGAGATCATCCTCAACTCCCGCCGCCCCGACCAGCTGAGCTGCATCAGCTTCCACGTCGATCAAGCGCGCACCTACCCGCTCGGCCGCAGAGCCGTCGTGCACGCCGGCCGGAACAGGGAGACGGTCAACAGCGCCGCCCAGCAGGCGTGGATGAGCATCACCGACGGCAGTCGCCCACCCATCCTGCGCGGGCCCGTCATGATCACCGGCCCCGCCGATCGCGGCGGTGACTTCGCCCCGCTGCCCGCCCCGAGCGCCGAAGCTGTGCTCCGAACTTCGCGCCTGCTGCTGGACACGTTCGCCGCGGCGCCCGGAGTAAGCGCGGCACAGCATCAAGGCGGACGCGCCCACCAGTGCGACGCCTACGCGATCAAGCGCGACAAGGCCAGCGGCCGCTGGGCCTTCGCAGTGCTCGATGGCGTCGGCGACACTGACGACGCCCGCCGCTTCGCCCGCCGGTTCGCGCCGTACGTCGCCCGAGCCGCAGCCCTGTACTGCGACCCCGCCCGAGCCCTCGCTGCGGCACGCATCCAGGCCAGGGACGAGAACCGGTGGGACTTCGACCCCGCCACCGACCCCAGCGCCGTCGCGGTCGTCGCCGTGGCCGACCAGCGGTCGCCGCTCATCCGCTTCGCCTGGTGCGGCGATACACGGGCCTACCGGCTCGCCCCCACCGGCATGGCCGTCCCGCTCACCCGGGACCACAACTACGCCGAGGAGCTGCGGGCTCGCGGCCGCACCCCGGGACCGTATGACCGGAACTTCATCACCTCCTGCCTGATGCGAGGCCCCATCGCCTCAGGTGCTGTCAAGCGGAAGTACGCTCGCCGACTGCTGCTGTGTACCGACGGTGTTCACGTGCCCCTGGAAGAGCGGGCGCGCGGAGTCGAGGACATCCTCGACTTCGCCACTGATGCCAAAGACGCGGCCACCATGTGTGTCGGCGACGCCATGAAGGCGGTCGGGTCGGACGTTCCGGACAACGCCACGGCTCTGGTCGTGGACTTCCCTCAGAGCTAG
- a CDS encoding N-6 DNA methylase produces the protein MSQLDLFADDDTPGEPPAPPAPAAPPRKYLTDLPPAPTPVTVSAKARPKLATVKTKLSHYRPSLGSPHATAFDIAEAVSYAWHHAQGGAGIEVPMGVVATLALWPLRGPDAYLAADWWLSLDDDQLLTAFRECWARWWIMRPDLIDRATPLHKWVDDEEPGPNRARAVRAVVEAALTRGLLHLTSSDDPDSRSTTDVMGTLLAVMRSQGAHDALAEVHTPPEVAYLMARMLLDDTQLQPGMKFDEPAGGTGGMYRAAAQVMREKGIDPHDFGWSLTDIDELAAAGAAVNAIIWDLGPSVLIACGDTLHDGNLPAKAAQQALDSFARRDELHSQAVFLAALQKVETLVRGIAA, from the coding sequence ATGAGCCAGCTCGACCTGTTCGCCGACGATGACACTCCCGGCGAACCCCCAGCCCCGCCCGCCCCCGCAGCGCCGCCCCGCAAGTACCTCACCGACCTCCCGCCGGCGCCCACTCCCGTCACCGTGTCGGCCAAGGCCCGCCCCAAGCTGGCCACGGTCAAAACCAAACTGAGCCACTACCGCCCCTCGTTGGGAAGCCCGCACGCCACCGCCTTCGACATAGCCGAGGCCGTCAGCTACGCCTGGCACCACGCCCAGGGCGGGGCGGGCATCGAAGTCCCCATGGGGGTGGTGGCCACCCTTGCCCTGTGGCCCCTGCGCGGCCCGGATGCCTACCTCGCCGCCGACTGGTGGCTCAGTCTCGATGACGACCAGCTCCTCACGGCCTTCCGCGAATGCTGGGCGCGCTGGTGGATCATGCGCCCCGACCTCATCGACCGGGCCACACCACTACACAAGTGGGTTGACGACGAGGAGCCGGGGCCGAATCGCGCTCGCGCCGTCAGGGCCGTGGTCGAGGCCGCCCTCACCCGGGGGCTGCTGCACCTGACCAGTAGCGATGACCCCGACTCTCGCTCCACTACAGACGTGATGGGCACGCTGCTGGCCGTCATGCGCTCCCAGGGCGCCCACGACGCTCTCGCGGAGGTCCACACGCCCCCGGAAGTCGCCTACCTCATGGCCCGCATGCTCCTCGATGACACGCAGCTCCAGCCCGGTATGAAGTTCGATGAGCCCGCCGGTGGAACCGGTGGCATGTACCGCGCCGCTGCGCAGGTGATGCGGGAAAAGGGCATCGACCCGCACGACTTCGGGTGGTCGCTGACCGACATTGACGAACTCGCTGCTGCCGGGGCCGCCGTCAACGCAATCATCTGGGACCTCGGCCCGAGCGTCCTGATCGCCTGTGGTGACACCCTGCACGACGGCAACTTGCCAGCGAAGGCCGCTCAGCAGGCGCTCGACTCCTTCGCGCGGCGCGACGAGCTGCACTCGCAGGCCGTCTTCCTCGCGGCGCTCCAGAAGGTCGAGACGCTGGTGCGCGGCATAGCAGCCTGA
- a CDS encoding DUF4314 domain-containing protein has translation MTYKRGDRIALVHTTDPHTGLTEGDEGTVRRYDVNLAQLSVDWDSGSKLSMLLDDGDEVRPA, from the coding sequence ATGACCTACAAGCGAGGCGACCGCATCGCGCTCGTCCACACCACCGACCCGCACACCGGCCTCACCGAAGGAGACGAGGGAACCGTCCGGCGGTACGACGTCAACCTCGCCCAGCTCTCCGTCGACTGGGACAGCGGCTCCAAGCTCTCGATGCTCCTGGACGACGGCGACGAGGTGCGCCCCGCATAG
- a CDS encoding DUF6349 family protein, with protein MINDTGAIARQRHYTSLRNTDREILRKTWSIGYGDPGYTTQLGTPPEPSTRHAATSIYKIITDALWLHRGACLACPWEGPDQRRRDAAIEDAHDHTHPEWRNLPILDRAPSNKGSRIWWLHVRARYPEGWFDAGGPLRLYAVPPFDRHQAGAAPGGGFLLHAARPKQQPPGDRQLTLE; from the coding sequence ATGATCAACGACACCGGAGCCATAGCCCGCCAGCGTCACTACACGTCCCTCCGGAACACCGACAGGGAAATCCTCCGTAAGACCTGGTCCATCGGATACGGCGACCCCGGCTACACCACACAGCTCGGCACCCCACCGGAACCCAGCACCCGACACGCGGCGACGTCCATATACAAGATCATCACTGACGCCCTGTGGTTGCACCGCGGCGCCTGCCTCGCCTGTCCATGGGAGGGGCCGGACCAGCGCCGCCGAGACGCAGCGATCGAAGACGCTCACGACCACACCCACCCCGAGTGGCGCAACCTCCCGATTCTGGACCGGGCTCCGAGCAACAAGGGGTCCCGGATTTGGTGGCTCCACGTGCGCGCGAGATATCCGGAAGGCTGGTTCGACGCCGGCGGGCCCCTTCGGCTCTACGCGGTACCGCCCTTCGACCGGCATCAGGCGGGAGCGGCCCCAGGCGGGGGATTCCTCCTCCACGCGGCGCGTCCCAAGCAGCAGCCACCTGGCGACCGGCAGCTCACCCTGGAATAA
- a CDS encoding NAD(P)/FAD-dependent oxidoreductase: MSENERLRADGQVWDVVVVGGGAAGLSAALTLARVRRSVVVIDAGEPRNAPAVDVGVHGVLGREGISPLELLRLGRAEVASYGGRVVPGRVARVHRDGAEFSVVTEGGQRVRARRVLVTTGLVDELPEVPGLAERWGRDVMHCVYCHGWEVRDRAIGVLGSFHQALLFRQLSRDVTLFRDTGTGLTEEQWEQLAALGVGVVEGEIGGLEIDGQDRLAAVRLTSGVVVPVRELVVAPRFVARTGFLDGLGLTVREHPMGFGEQVAVDASGFTGVEGVWAAGNVSDVLAGVPAAAAAGVTAAAAINMDLLTAGARGAAASREHGGVFGGAMEAEVSRRVLGTRVHGLESRFDHG, translated from the coding sequence ATGAGTGAGAACGAGCGGTTGCGCGCGGATGGTCAGGTGTGGGATGTCGTGGTGGTCGGGGGTGGAGCGGCTGGTCTGTCGGCTGCTCTGACCTTGGCTCGGGTACGCCGGTCGGTCGTGGTCATCGATGCGGGTGAGCCCCGCAACGCTCCGGCTGTGGATGTCGGTGTGCACGGCGTTCTGGGGCGTGAGGGCATTTCTCCGCTGGAGTTGCTGCGGCTGGGGCGGGCGGAAGTCGCCTCGTACGGGGGGCGGGTCGTCCCGGGCCGAGTGGCACGGGTGCATCGGGACGGTGCGGAGTTCTCGGTGGTGACCGAGGGCGGGCAGCGGGTACGGGCTCGGCGTGTTCTGGTGACGACGGGACTGGTGGACGAGCTGCCGGAGGTGCCGGGCCTGGCTGAGCGGTGGGGGCGCGATGTAATGCACTGCGTGTACTGCCACGGCTGGGAGGTCCGTGACCGGGCGATCGGGGTCCTGGGCAGCTTCCATCAGGCGCTGCTGTTCCGGCAGCTCTCGCGGGACGTCACGCTGTTCCGGGACACCGGGACAGGGCTCACGGAGGAGCAGTGGGAGCAACTGGCGGCTCTGGGTGTCGGTGTGGTGGAGGGTGAGATCGGCGGTCTGGAGATTGACGGCCAGGACAGGCTGGCGGCGGTGCGTCTGACTTCGGGCGTGGTGGTGCCGGTGCGGGAGTTGGTGGTCGCGCCGCGCTTCGTGGCGCGGACCGGTTTCCTCGACGGGCTCGGCCTCACGGTGCGGGAGCACCCGATGGGGTTCGGCGAGCAGGTAGCGGTGGACGCCTCCGGGTTCACCGGGGTCGAGGGGGTGTGGGCGGCCGGGAACGTCAGTGACGTGCTGGCGGGTGTACCGGCCGCGGCGGCGGCCGGCGTCACCGCGGCCGCGGCGATCAACATGGATCTGCTGACGGCCGGCGCCCGCGGGGCTGCCGCGTCCCGCGAGCACGGCGGAGTGTTCGGCGGGGCGATGGAAGCAGAGGTGTCGCGGCGTGTGCTGGGCACGCGCGTCCACGGTCTGGAGTCCCGGTTCGACCACGGCTGA
- a CDS encoding helix-turn-helix domain-containing protein has protein sequence MDNAKQDRLEAVGPRLRELRRRRGLTLAGLAEETGINESTLSRLEGGTRKPTLEMLLPLAELYAVPLDELVGAPRTGDPRIHLKPVVRDGITYVPLSRPGGAQAHKLLIPPSPGTQPELKTHDGFEWVYVLAGRLRLLLGEKTVVLKPGEAAEFDTHVPHWLGPDDKRTVELLVLFGPQGERAHLKARAT, from the coding sequence ATGGATAACGCGAAGCAGGACAGACTGGAGGCCGTCGGGCCACGACTGCGGGAGCTGCGCCGTCGGCGCGGGCTGACTCTGGCCGGGCTCGCAGAGGAGACAGGGATCAACGAGAGCACGCTCTCGCGCCTCGAAGGCGGAACCCGCAAGCCGACCCTGGAAATGCTGCTGCCGCTCGCCGAGCTCTACGCGGTGCCCCTGGACGAACTCGTCGGCGCACCCCGCACCGGAGACCCGCGCATCCATCTGAAGCCCGTCGTCCGGGACGGCATCACGTATGTGCCGCTCAGCCGCCCCGGCGGCGCCCAGGCCCACAAACTGCTGATCCCACCCAGCCCCGGAACACAACCGGAGCTCAAGACCCACGACGGCTTCGAATGGGTCTACGTCCTGGCCGGCCGGCTCCGGCTGCTCCTGGGCGAGAAGACCGTGGTCCTCAAGCCCGGCGAGGCAGCCGAGTTCGACACCCACGTCCCCCACTGGCTCGGCCCGGACGACAAGCGGACCGTGGAACTCCTCGTCCTGTTCGGGCCCCAGGGAGAGCGGGCCCACCTCAAGGCCCGCGCCACCTGA
- a CDS encoding rhodanese-like domain-containing protein, giving the protein MIIPIEIDEENEGSYLDAWQSAAEVMATQPGFIRTYMFRTIVPGSTFLLVNVAEWESTSHWEEAMNVCPMLGQQIAVAHASNYEAIRTVLPATEQILSPGHGHTPPDLSPADTHRRVVDGKLTLVDIREDDEWAARHPAGAVHAALSTLPASLSDLPDGPLAFVCRTGTRSVRGGEQAIRAGRSAVYSVAGGLEAWEAAGLPVTLPDREDAANNGDRAKAAVRED; this is encoded by the coding sequence GTGATCATTCCGATCGAGATCGACGAGGAGAACGAAGGCTCGTATCTCGACGCCTGGCAGAGCGCCGCAGAAGTGATGGCCACTCAACCCGGGTTCATTCGGACGTACATGTTCCGCACGATCGTTCCGGGGAGCACATTCCTTCTCGTCAACGTGGCGGAATGGGAGTCCACCTCTCACTGGGAAGAGGCGATGAACGTCTGCCCGATGCTGGGACAGCAGATAGCCGTCGCCCATGCCTCGAACTACGAGGCGATCCGGACGGTCCTGCCCGCCACCGAGCAGATCCTGAGCCCCGGCCACGGTCACACACCCCCGGACCTGTCTCCTGCCGATACGCATCGTCGCGTCGTGGACGGGAAGCTCACGCTGGTCGATATCCGGGAAGACGATGAATGGGCGGCGCGTCACCCCGCCGGCGCCGTCCACGCCGCGCTCAGCACGCTGCCGGCCTCGCTGTCAGATCTGCCCGACGGTCCTCTGGCGTTCGTATGCCGCACGGGCACACGCAGCGTGCGAGGCGGCGAGCAGGCGATCCGCGCAGGCCGGTCCGCCGTCTACAGCGTGGCGGGCGGCCTTGAGGCATGGGAAGCGGCGGGGCTGCCGGTCACCCTCCCCGACCGCGAGGACGCGGCGAACAACGGCGACCGTGCCAAAGCCGCGGTACGTGAGGACTGA
- a CDS encoding MBL fold metallo-hydrolase, whose translation MFFIDTLEFEGLGNRSYLAGGPRTAVVVDPPRDIDQVIATAARRGVRIAYVAETHVHNDYVTGGLELARLTGARYLVPADADVPPWDCARASRERTLGGLFDWDSREMAGF comes from the coding sequence GTGTTTTTTATCGACACCCTGGAGTTCGAGGGCCTGGGCAACCGCAGTTACCTGGCCGGGGGTCCGAGAACAGCGGTCGTGGTCGATCCGCCGCGGGACATCGACCAGGTGATAGCCACCGCCGCCCGGCGAGGGGTGCGCATCGCCTACGTGGCCGAGACGCACGTGCACAACGACTACGTCACCGGCGGGCTGGAACTGGCCCGCCTCACCGGTGCCCGCTACCTGGTCCCGGCCGACGCCGACGTCCCACCCTGGGACTGTGCGCGTGCTTCCCGGGAGCGGACGCTCGGGGGGCTCTTCGACTGGGACAGTCGTGAAATGGCTGGTTTCTAA
- a CDS encoding NADP-dependent oxidoreductase: protein MPKHTMRAIRLHEHGGPGVLRYDEVPIPEPGPGEVLVRVHAAGINPPDWYLRDGMSNLPPETRPKFDLPVIPGTDLSGVVEAVAADVDGFSVGDEVFGLLRFPSFDGHTYAEYVAAPASDLALKPAGIDHVHAAGAPMAGLTAWQFLIELGHDHPSPFQAAKHRPVPLDAHTTVLINGAAGGVGHLALQLAKWKGARVIAVASGAHESFLSELGADEFIDYTKSRPEELVHDVDLVLDAVGGPDSRRFLRTLKRGGAQFPVFFGDFDEEETAELSVTVTATQVRSNGAQLAELGRLLDTGTVRVAIDSTFALADARAAHERAARGHIQGKIVLTVA from the coding sequence ATGCCGAAACACACGATGAGGGCGATCCGGCTCCATGAGCACGGCGGCCCCGGGGTTCTGCGGTACGACGAGGTGCCGATTCCTGAGCCGGGGCCGGGCGAGGTGCTGGTCCGGGTGCACGCGGCCGGCATCAATCCCCCCGACTGGTACCTGCGCGACGGTATGTCCAACCTGCCTCCGGAGACGAGGCCGAAGTTCGACCTGCCCGTGATTCCGGGGACGGACCTGTCGGGCGTCGTCGAGGCCGTCGCCGCGGATGTGGACGGCTTCTCCGTCGGCGATGAAGTCTTCGGTCTCCTTCGCTTCCCCAGCTTCGACGGCCACACCTATGCCGAGTACGTGGCCGCGCCCGCCTCGGACCTCGCACTCAAGCCGGCCGGTATCGATCACGTGCACGCCGCCGGGGCGCCCATGGCCGGGCTCACCGCGTGGCAGTTCCTGATCGAGCTCGGGCACGATCACCCGTCGCCCTTCCAGGCGGCGAAGCATCGCCCGGTGCCACTCGACGCCCACACGACGGTGCTCATCAACGGCGCCGCGGGCGGCGTGGGGCACCTCGCCCTACAGCTGGCGAAGTGGAAGGGCGCACGTGTCATCGCGGTGGCATCGGGCGCGCACGAATCGTTTCTGAGCGAGCTCGGCGCCGACGAGTTCATCGACTACACCAAGAGTCGCCCCGAGGAACTCGTACACGACGTCGACCTCGTTCTCGACGCCGTCGGCGGCCCCGACAGCAGGCGCTTCCTGCGCACGCTCAAGCGCGGCGGCGCCCAATTCCCCGTATTCTTCGGCGACTTCGACGAAGAAGAGACCGCCGAGCTGAGTGTCACGGTCACGGCCACCCAGGTCCGCTCGAACGGCGCTCAGCTCGCCGAACTCGGACGCCTGCTCGACACGGGCACGGTCCGCGTCGCGATCGACAGCACGTTTGCGCTCGCGGATGCCCGAGCAGCGCACGAACGCGCCGCCCGGGGGCACATCCAGGGCAAGATCGTCCTCACGGTCGCTTAG
- a CDS encoding TetR/AcrR family transcriptional regulator, translating to MRADARKNRDHLLAVAGAAIAEQGVDVSLRDIARRADVGLATLLRHFPTREALLDALLRTSFDELTVKAGEFEASSSPVDALVSWLRDCVAWTTEYRGVTVLMAAAIEDTESALHASCVTLRAAGARLLTRAQAVGMARSDIDGTDLFALVAMLAWLGDQPALAPRADRLSGVVASAILTSAGSSQAGIPFEARPDRADP from the coding sequence ATGCGGGCCGACGCCAGGAAGAACCGCGACCACCTGCTCGCAGTAGCGGGGGCAGCCATCGCCGAGCAAGGCGTCGACGTGTCACTGCGCGACATCGCCCGCAGGGCCGATGTCGGTCTCGCTACGCTGCTGCGGCATTTCCCGACGCGCGAGGCGCTGCTCGATGCCCTGCTCCGCACGAGCTTCGACGAACTGACCGTAAAGGCCGGCGAGTTCGAGGCGTCGAGCTCACCCGTAGACGCTCTCGTTTCGTGGCTGCGCGACTGCGTCGCGTGGACAACCGAGTATCGGGGCGTGACCGTACTGATGGCAGCCGCCATCGAGGACACCGAATCCGCTCTCCATGCCTCGTGTGTCACCCTGCGCGCAGCCGGTGCGCGGCTCCTCACCCGTGCCCAGGCCGTGGGCATGGCCAGGAGCGATATCGATGGCACCGATCTGTTCGCGCTGGTGGCGATGCTCGCCTGGCTCGGCGATCAGCCCGCCCTCGCGCCACGCGCCGATCGCCTCTCCGGGGTTGTCGCGAGCGCGATCCTGACGAGCGCAGGCAGCAGCCAGGCCGGGATCCCCTTCGAAGCGCGCCCTGATCGTGCTGATCCGTGA
- a CDS encoding plasmid stabilization protein, which translates to MPAGSSRKRERQYEHIKESAEKRGTSEGRAEEIAARTVNKERARSGEAKSAGKVSTRDPKSASQRGGERSHSGAQGPTRDQLYEEAKKKNVEGRSSMNKQQLRKAVGR; encoded by the coding sequence ATGCCGGCAGGATCCAGTCGCAAGCGCGAGCGCCAGTACGAGCACATCAAGGAAAGTGCCGAGAAACGCGGCACTTCGGAAGGCCGGGCCGAGGAGATCGCAGCACGCACCGTCAATAAGGAGCGGGCGCGGTCGGGCGAGGCCAAATCGGCCGGCAAGGTCTCGACACGGGACCCGAAATCGGCGTCCCAGCGCGGCGGCGAACGCTCACACAGCGGCGCGCAGGGGCCGACCAGGGACCAGCTCTATGAAGAGGCGAAGAAGAAGAACGTCGAAGGCCGCTCCTCGATGAACAAGCAGCAGCTGCGCAAAGCTGTCGGACGCTGA
- a CDS encoding LPFR motif small protein, whose protein sequence is MLTAIADVLRSIGGAIATVVTLPFRAVARLFGGAADSAHGHH, encoded by the coding sequence ATGCTGACTGCAATCGCAGATGTTCTGAGGTCGATCGGCGGGGCGATCGCCACCGTCGTGACCCTTCCTTTCAGGGCTGTGGCGCGACTTTTCGGCGGAGCCGCGGACAGCGCCCACGGCCACCACTGA
- a CDS encoding gas vesicle protein GvpO, with protein MATTDSKDSESRERLDVPTAMRRAADQLAELLQCEPSSVSALKAVDDGWSADIEVVELEKVPDTASVMATYRVSLDLQGQLVGYERIRRYAKGQIDR; from the coding sequence ATGGCGACGACGGACAGTAAGGACAGTGAAAGCCGCGAGCGACTCGATGTTCCTACAGCAATGCGGCGGGCCGCAGATCAGCTCGCTGAATTGCTGCAGTGTGAGCCCAGTTCGGTATCCGCGCTGAAGGCGGTGGACGACGGCTGGTCGGCGGACATCGAGGTCGTGGAGCTCGAAAAGGTTCCTGACACCGCAAGCGTGATGGCCACTTACCGGGTTTCCCTCGACCTGCAGGGGCAACTCGTGGGCTACGAGCGAATTCGCCGTTACGCCAAGGGGCAGATCGACCGCTGA
- a CDS encoding gas vesicle structural protein GvpA has protein sequence MSVVQQSSANTRSSSGGGSGNLYDVLELILDRGLVIDAFVRVSLVGIEILKIDVRVVVASVDTYLRFAEACNRLDLESGRKAPSQLTDLVGDMTEKGAKGKSKGALSGAVEAFSESLQGGHDDSEEKQERPARKSASSSSRRSSSRREE, from the coding sequence ATGAGTGTTGTTCAGCAATCAAGCGCAAATACCAGGTCATCGAGTGGGGGTGGCTCCGGAAATCTCTACGATGTCCTGGAGCTCATCCTGGATCGGGGCCTCGTCATCGATGCCTTTGTCCGGGTGTCTCTCGTCGGTATCGAGATACTCAAGATCGATGTGCGTGTGGTCGTCGCGAGTGTCGACACCTATCTGCGGTTCGCCGAGGCGTGCAACCGGCTGGACCTGGAATCCGGCCGCAAGGCGCCCAGTCAACTCACCGACCTGGTGGGCGACATGACCGAGAAGGGCGCCAAGGGCAAGTCCAAGGGCGCCCTGTCAGGGGCGGTGGAGGCGTTCAGCGAGTCGCTCCAGGGCGGCCACGACGACTCGGAGGAGAAGCAGGAGCGCCCGGCGCGCAAGTCCGCTTCCAGCAGCAGCCGCCGCAGCTCCAGCCGACGGGAGGAGTAG
- a CDS encoding GvpL/GvpF family gas vesicle protein, translated as MSTYIYAITSAAHPLRLDNVVGVGQPPSELRVIGTDALSAVVSDAPADLRAKRRDLVAHQTVLENLLADGAALPMRFGLLGPDDDQVIAALERQQDDYSVRLKELEGCLEYNLKVARDEQDLLREIVNESGEVRELRERTRQNPGAHDEMVALGELISHEVQAREQQGREEITSRLEHAAVRVVNGEPTKTHFLNVSFLVERDRAATFTQAVHEEAERWGDAFTHSLNGPLPPYSFV; from the coding sequence GTGTCCACGTACATCTACGCCATCACCAGTGCGGCGCATCCCTTGCGCCTGGACAACGTGGTCGGTGTCGGTCAGCCGCCGTCGGAGTTGCGCGTCATCGGCACGGACGCCCTGAGCGCGGTCGTGAGTGACGCGCCGGCGGACCTGCGGGCCAAGCGCCGTGATCTGGTCGCGCACCAGACGGTGCTGGAGAACCTCCTGGCGGACGGTGCCGCACTGCCGATGCGGTTCGGCCTGCTGGGGCCCGACGACGATCAGGTGATCGCGGCACTGGAGCGGCAGCAGGACGACTACAGCGTCCGGCTCAAGGAACTCGAAGGGTGCCTCGAGTACAACCTGAAGGTCGCCCGTGACGAGCAGGATCTGCTGCGGGAGATCGTCAACGAGTCCGGTGAGGTGCGCGAGCTGCGTGAGCGGACTCGCCAGAACCCCGGAGCCCACGACGAGATGGTCGCACTCGGAGAGCTGATCTCTCATGAGGTCCAGGCCCGCGAGCAGCAGGGCCGGGAGGAGATCACTTCCAGGCTCGAGCACGCCGCGGTACGCGTCGTCAACGGAGAGCCCACCAAGACGCATTTCCTCAACGTGTCGTTCCTCGTCGAGCGCGACCGAGCGGCCACCTTCACGCAGGCCGTGCACGAAGAGGCCGAACGCTGGGGTGACGCTTTCACGCACTCCCTGAACGGGCCGCTCCCGCCCTACAGCTTCGTCTGA
- a CDS encoding gas vesicle protein GvpG, whose amino-acid sequence MGLITNILTLPLAPLRGTAWVVDQVLVTAEREYYDPEPVRAELAALEKELLSGRIEEDEFDRREDELLDRLEWLEDNQRRLRAHD is encoded by the coding sequence ATGGGTCTCATCACGAACATTCTGACTCTGCCGCTGGCACCGTTGCGCGGCACCGCATGGGTCGTCGACCAGGTGCTGGTGACGGCGGAGCGGGAGTACTACGACCCGGAGCCCGTACGCGCCGAACTGGCCGCGCTCGAAAAGGAGCTGCTGAGTGGACGTATCGAAGAGGACGAGTTCGATCGCCGCGAGGACGAGCTGCTGGACCGGCTGGAATGGCTCGAAGACAACCAGCGGCGGCTGCGGGCCCATGACTGA